In the genome of Desulfovibrio desulfuricans, one region contains:
- the ftsY gene encoding signal recognition particle-docking protein FtsY, whose protein sequence is MGFFSAIKKIFGGAEGAAAPETQADINAVASAPEGGQTAPTPADASSASQPLAASPADEALTLRLREAEPRLSVWLGIVLEDVDEAGDLLWQRLSFLLRALDAPEAEAQNFVRDFQGWLARMDYRQVEEFRSELQYRLALALDMEDEEDERNRLFLKISQGLSRTREQFAKGLDALFAGHGELNDAFWEELEELFIMADLGYEPSIELVERLKERARKEKVTQSVKVRELLMAEVEEIFRAPRRIAAVNPPEVVLMIGVNGVGKTTTIAKLAHRDRMQGKKVMIAAADTFRAAAIEQLQVWAERVGALFHARTAGSDPAAVAYEAMDRALQEGVDVLYVDTAGRLQTKVNLMEELSKIRQVLGKKHAGAPHRTILVIDATTGQNALSQTKLFKEAAGIDELIITKLDGTAKGGVAIAVAMQHHLPITYVGLGEKMEDLRPFSGEDYARALLGAKADA, encoded by the coding sequence ATGGGTTTTTTTTCAGCCATCAAAAAAATATTTGGCGGTGCCGAGGGTGCGGCCGCGCCTGAGACGCAGGCGGACATAAACGCGGTTGCCTCCGCGCCGGAAGGCGGACAGACGGCGCCAACCCCTGCGGACGCGTCTTCCGCATCCCAACCCCTTGCCGCCAGCCCCGCCGACGAAGCTCTTACCCTGCGCCTGCGCGAGGCGGAACCCCGGCTCTCCGTATGGCTTGGCATTGTGCTTGAAGACGTGGACGAGGCGGGCGATCTGCTGTGGCAGCGTCTGTCCTTTTTGCTGCGCGCCCTTGATGCGCCAGAGGCTGAAGCGCAAAATTTCGTGCGTGATTTTCAGGGCTGGCTCGCCCGCATGGATTATCGGCAGGTGGAGGAATTCCGCTCTGAACTCCAGTACCGGCTGGCTCTTGCCCTCGACATGGAAGATGAGGAGGACGAGCGCAACCGCCTGTTTCTCAAAATCAGTCAGGGGCTTTCGCGTACGCGTGAGCAGTTTGCCAAGGGGCTGGACGCGCTGTTTGCCGGGCATGGCGAGCTCAACGACGCATTCTGGGAAGAACTGGAAGAACTCTTTATCATGGCCGACCTTGGCTACGAGCCCTCCATCGAGCTGGTGGAGCGCCTGAAAGAACGCGCCCGCAAGGAAAAAGTTACGCAATCCGTCAAGGTGCGCGAGCTGCTCATGGCCGAGGTGGAAGAGATTTTTCGCGCGCCGCGCCGCATCGCAGCCGTTAACCCGCCTGAGGTCGTGCTGATGATCGGCGTCAACGGCGTGGGCAAAACCACCACCATTGCCAAGCTGGCCCATCGCGACCGCATGCAGGGCAAAAAGGTCATGATTGCCGCAGCCGATACCTTTCGCGCTGCCGCCATCGAGCAGCTGCAAGTCTGGGCCGAGCGCGTGGGGGCGCTGTTTCATGCGCGCACGGCCGGGTCGGACCCCGCAGCGGTTGCCTACGAGGCCATGGACCGCGCGCTGCAGGAAGGCGTGGACGTGCTCTATGTAGATACGGCGGGCCGCCTGCAGACCAAGGTCAACCTGATGGAAGAACTGAGCAAAATACGTCAGGTGCTGGGCAAAAAGCACGCTGGCGCACCACACCGCACCATACTGGTGATCGACGCTACCACCGGGCAGAACGCCCTTTCGCAGACCAAACTGTTCAAGGAGGCCGCAGGCATTGACGAGCTTATCATCACCAAGCTCGACGGCACGGCCAAGGGCGGCGTGGCCATTGCCGTAGCCATGCAGCACCACCTGCCCATCACCTACGTGGGGCTGGGTGAAAAAATGGAAGACCTGCGCCCCTTCAGCGGCGAGGACTACGCCCGAGCCCTGTTGGGCGCAAAGGCCGACGCCTAG
- a CDS encoding glycerol dehydrogenase, with translation MRRAFICPSKYVQGENELFNLGYFVRQYGTSALLVATKTSVKRVREALDATAAKFGVTFVETDFQGECSRNEIARLSELARKHSCHCTVGLGGGKALDTARCVAAGHGLIVVPTTAATDAPTSHSAVIYKPSGEMEDYAYFLRNPDVVLMDVSIIAASPLRYLVSGMGDALSTYFEARASQRSCAPVNAGLPCGARTGDCAPARGTMAAQALAAACYRTLLDDGYKAVLACQAKLATPALENVIEANTLLSGLGFESGGLAAAHAIHDGLTALEETHAYLHGEKVAFGTLAQLVLENAPTEEIDEVLEFCTSVGLPVCLRDIGVVDISAEDLRNVARKACLPEESIHGMPFPVTEESVAAAIMSADALGNAYRS, from the coding sequence ATGAGAAGAGCGTTTATCTGTCCGTCCAAGTATGTGCAGGGTGAAAACGAACTGTTCAATCTTGGATATTTTGTAAGGCAGTACGGAACGTCGGCCCTGCTGGTCGCTACAAAAACCAGCGTCAAGCGCGTGCGCGAGGCGCTGGACGCCACAGCTGCCAAGTTTGGCGTTACCTTTGTGGAGACGGATTTTCAGGGCGAGTGCTCGCGCAACGAAATCGCCCGCCTGAGCGAGCTGGCCCGCAAGCATTCCTGCCACTGCACCGTGGGGCTTGGCGGCGGCAAGGCGCTGGACACGGCGCGCTGCGTGGCCGCAGGGCACGGGCTTATTGTGGTTCCCACCACCGCCGCCACCGACGCGCCCACAAGCCACTCGGCGGTCATCTACAAGCCCAGCGGCGAGATGGAAGACTACGCCTATTTTCTCCGCAACCCCGACGTGGTGCTGATGGACGTTTCCATCATTGCCGCCTCGCCCCTGCGGTATCTGGTTTCGGGTATGGGCGACGCACTTTCGACCTATTTTGAGGCGCGCGCCAGCCAGCGCTCGTGCGCTCCCGTCAACGCGGGGCTGCCCTGCGGCGCGCGCACCGGCGACTGCGCCCCCGCCAGAGGCACCATGGCCGCCCAGGCCCTCGCCGCCGCCTGCTACCGCACCCTGCTCGATGACGGCTACAAGGCCGTGCTGGCCTGTCAGGCCAAGCTGGCAACCCCGGCTCTGGAAAATGTCATTGAGGCCAATACCCTGCTCTCGGGCCTTGGCTTTGAGAGCGGCGGCCTTGCCGCAGCCCATGCCATCCACGACGGCCTCACCGCGCTGGAAGAGACCCACGCCTATCTGCACGGCGAAAAAGTGGCCTTTGGCACCCTGGCCCAGCTGGTGCTGGAAAACGCGCCCACGGAAGAAATTGACGAAGTGCTGGAATTCTGCACCTCCGTGGGCCTGCCTGTCTGCCTCAGGGACATCGGCGTTGTGGACATAAGCGCCGAAGACCTGCGCAATGTGGCCCGCAAGGCCTGCCTGCCGGAGGAATCCATCCACGGCATGCCCTTTCCCGTTACGGAAGAAAGCGTCGCCGCGGCCATTATGTCGGCGGACGCCCTGGGCAACGCCTACAGAAGTTAA